In a genomic window of Alphaproteobacteria bacterium:
- a CDS encoding winged helix-turn-helix transcriptional regulator produces MTTRGQKACLVIDHLVEALGNDPSSSLRRAMILNDIDQHKGTTQTEIMARLGIDKSTMNREIEWLFNYGCIMRQESEDDGRAKPLEICGYSKRALESGLDYFQGSHQNLKKFLEGVTKILKQDKPTLRDARIIATLYEKGSASKADVLDNLYNGPATTDNRAYNKLVDEGVIKSGSTQS; encoded by the coding sequence ATGACCACAAGGGGCCAGAAGGCCTGCCTTGTCATCGACCATCTTGTGGAGGCGCTGGGCAACGACCCCTCCTCCTCCCTGCGCCGCGCCATGATTCTCAACGATATCGACCAGCACAAGGGCACGACTCAGACCGAAATCATGGCCCGGCTGGGAATCGACAAGTCCACAATGAACCGCGAAATCGAATGGCTCTTCAATTACGGCTGCATCATGCGTCAGGAGTCCGAAGACGACGGACGCGCTAAACCATTGGAAATATGCGGTTATTCCAAGCGGGCCTTAGAATCGGGCCTTGATTATTTTCAGGGCAGTCATCAGAATTTGAAAAAATTTCTGGAAGGTGTTACAAAGATACTAAAGCAGGATAAACCAACCCTGCGTGATGCGCGGATTATCGCAACCCTTTACGAAAAGGGAAGCGCCTCCAAGGCAGACGTGTTGGACAACCTGTATAACGGGCCTGCAACGACAGACAATAGGGCTTACAACAAGCTCGTAGACGAAGGGGTAATAAAAAGTGGATCGACTCAATCCTAA
- a CDS encoding class I fructose-bisphosphate aldolase, with protein sequence MPGARASASLSPEVKRIISNYENENAGVKGNLVRMLNTGKLAGTGKMVILPVDQGFEHGPARSFAVNPDAYDPHYHYQLAIETGCNAYAAPLGPLQAGADTFAGQIPTILKFNSSNSLDTAKNDHNQAVTASIKDALELGCSAVGFTIYPGSDQQFGMFEEVRDMIRQAKEVGLASVVWSYARGSGVTKEGETAMDVIAYAAHIACLLGAHIVKVKLPTEHIMQKEAQKAFDQAKIDVSTQTARVREVVRSCFNGRRIVVFSGGATKGEDSVFDDAKAIRDGGGNGSIIGRNAFQRPWNDSVALLDKIMDIYKN encoded by the coding sequence ATGCCCGGAGCAAGGGCAAGCGCCTCCCTCTCACCCGAGGTCAAAAGAATCATTTCCAACTACGAAAACGAAAACGCAGGCGTAAAGGGCAACCTCGTTCGTATGCTGAACACGGGTAAACTGGCCGGAACGGGCAAAATGGTCATCCTCCCCGTCGATCAGGGCTTCGAGCACGGCCCCGCCCGCTCCTTCGCGGTCAACCCGGACGCCTACGACCCGCATTATCATTATCAGCTGGCCATCGAAACCGGCTGTAACGCTTACGCGGCCCCCCTCGGTCCGCTTCAGGCCGGAGCCGACACCTTCGCGGGCCAGATCCCGACGATCCTGAAATTCAACAGCTCCAACAGCCTTGATACCGCCAAGAACGACCACAATCAGGCCGTGACCGCCTCCATCAAGGACGCGCTCGAACTCGGCTGCTCCGCCGTTGGTTTCACCATCTACCCCGGGTCCGACCAGCAATTCGGTATGTTCGAGGAAGTCCGCGACATGATCCGTCAGGCCAAGGAAGTCGGCCTCGCCTCAGTTGTCTGGTCCTATGCCCGCGGTTCGGGTGTCACGAAAGAGGGCGAAACCGCGATGGACGTCATCGCATACGCCGCCCACATCGCCTGCCTGCTCGGCGCCCACATCGTCAAGGTCAAGCTGCCCACCGAACACATCATGCAGAAGGAGGCGCAAAAGGCCTTCGATCAGGCCAAGATCGACGTCAGCACACAGACTGCCCGTGTCCGCGAAGTGGTCCGCTCCTGCTTCAATGGCCGCCGCATCGTCGTCTTCTCCGGCGGCGCGACCAAGGGCGAGGACTCCGTATTCGACGATGCCAAGGCCATCCGCGATGGCGGCGGCAACGGCTCGATCATCGGCCGCAACGCCTTCCAGCGCCCCTGGAACGACAGCGTCGCCCTGCTCGACAAGATCATGGATATCTATAAGAACTAA
- a CDS encoding EndoU domain-containing protein, translating into MKKRQLTAILSALLLLIISALAAQWQEKQPSQPISYSSLTYEEGVSVKRANEDSIRLSEKRIKHILYGDESGGGHKHGQNKPCKSEFPENWSDEKIISTINKIASDETTKWKQQDNGNFVANAREENLKIRIVLNEDKSQIITAYPLNVPRNPCPLNAKND; encoded by the coding sequence ATGAAGAAACGCCAACTCACCGCCATTCTAAGCGCCCTCCTGTTGCTTATCATTTCCGCGCTGGCAGCGCAGTGGCAGGAAAAACAGCCCTCTCAGCCCATCAGCTATTCATCCCTGACTTATGAAGAGGGTGTCAGTGTAAAACGAGCAAATGAAGATTCAATCCGCCTGTCTGAAAAGCGCATCAAGCACATCCTCTATGGCGATGAAAGCGGCGGCGGCCACAAACACGGCCAGAATAAACCCTGCAAAAGCGAATTCCCCGAAAATTGGAGCGATGAAAAAATCATCTCCACAATCAACAAAATCGCCTCCGACGAAACGACAAAATGGAAACAGCAGGACAACGGTAATTTCGTAGCAAACGCCCGCGAGGAAAATCTGAAAATCCGCATCGTCCTCAACGAAGATAAATCACAGATCATCACCGCCTACCCGCTCAACGTCCCCCGCAACCCCTGCCCCCTGAACGCCAAAAACGATTAA
- the genX gene encoding EF-P lysine aminoacylase GenX has protein sequence MSWWQPHEFEKKRPFLEKRAEIVRALRGFFDSRGFLEVSTPVLQVCPVMDTHIHAFETLLKNPDLTPAKGLYLQTSPEFDMKKLMVAGVERLYQMCPVFRNAEGSRLHSPEFTMLEWYRAQADYSAIMEDCTVLLRHIAQALGVQNYTYRDKVCDPFAEWQVISVADAFAHYAGIPLDEVLEDTEVFAALVRKAGIRVAVGDRWDDLFFAVLAEKIEPYLGAEVPAILYDYPASLASLSRRKPSNPRYAERFELYVCGVELANAFSELTDAAEQRQRFVEEMALKKTLYNESYPADEEFLRALEYGLPESAGIAMGVDRLVMLATGAEEISQVLWAPVQV, from the coding sequence TTGTCGTGGTGGCAGCCGCACGAATTCGAGAAAAAGCGGCCTTTTCTGGAGAAAAGGGCTGAAATTGTGCGGGCTTTGCGGGGGTTTTTTGACTCCCGAGGGTTTCTGGAGGTCAGCACCCCGGTTCTGCAGGTCTGCCCGGTCATGGATACGCATATCCATGCGTTTGAGACTTTGCTGAAAAATCCCGATCTGACGCCCGCTAAGGGGCTTTACCTGCAGACCAGCCCGGAATTCGATATGAAGAAACTGATGGTGGCCGGGGTGGAGCGGCTTTACCAGATGTGTCCTGTGTTTCGCAATGCCGAGGGATCACGGCTGCACAGCCCGGAATTCACGATGCTGGAATGGTACCGGGCGCAGGCGGATTATTCCGCGATTATGGAGGATTGCACCGTGCTTTTGCGGCATATTGCCCAGGCGCTGGGAGTTCAGAATTACACCTACAGGGATAAGGTCTGCGACCCGTTTGCGGAGTGGCAAGTGATTTCCGTGGCCGATGCCTTCGCCCATTATGCCGGAATCCCACTGGATGAGGTGCTTGAGGATACGGAGGTTTTTGCGGCGCTTGTCCGAAAGGCTGGCATCCGTGTTGCTGTCGGGGACCGCTGGGACGATCTGTTCTTTGCGGTGCTGGCGGAAAAGATCGAGCCGTATCTTGGGGCGGAGGTTCCGGCGATTCTTTATGATTATCCGGCATCGCTGGCCTCGCTTTCACGGCGGAAACCCTCGAACCCGCGCTATGCCGAGCGGTTCGAACTTTATGTCTGCGGGGTTGAGCTGGCGAATGCGTTCAGCGAGCTGACGGATGCGGCGGAGCAACGGCAGAGATTCGTCGAGGAGATGGCGCTCAAGAAGACGCTTTATAACGAAAGCTATCCGGCGGATGAGGAGTTTCTCAGGGCGCTGGAATATGGGTTGCCGGAATCTGCGGGAATCGCGATGGGGGTGGATCGGCTGGTCATGCTGGCGACGGGTGCGGAGGAGATTTCGCAGGTGTTGTGGGCTCCCGTGCAGGTTTAA
- the rpmE gene encoding 50S ribosomal protein L31, giving the protein MKADTHPDYHEITVVMTDGTEYKTRSTYGKPGAVLKLDVDPLSHPAWQGGTSKVIEKGQLDKFESRYGSFLSSGAGKKKD; this is encoded by the coding sequence ATGAAGGCCGATACGCACCCCGATTACCATGAAATCACCGTCGTCATGACCGACGGCACGGAATACAAGACGCGCAGCACTTACGGCAAGCCCGGCGCCGTGCTCAAGCTCGACGTGGACCCCCTCTCCCACCCCGCATGGCAGGGCGGAACCTCCAAGGTGATCGAAAAGGGCCAACTCGACAAATTCGAAAGCCGCTACGGGAGCTTCCTCTCCTCTGGAGCAGGCAAGAAGAAAGACTAA
- a CDS encoding valine--tRNA ligase — protein sequence MDKTFDPANIEKRQYDEWEASGVFSCNPQRNAVPYTIMMPPPNVTGSLHMGHALNGTLQDVLIRYNRMRGRDALWQPGTDHAGIATQMVVERKLQEEGLPSRRELGRENFLQKVWDWKEESGGTIVRQMRALGTTPDWSRERFTMDEGLSQAVLKVFVQLYKEGLIYRDKRLVNWDTKLLTAISDLEVEEREQKGHMWHLRYPVEGEVAEYITVATTRPETMLGDTAVAVHPDDERYKHLIGKFVVLPIVERLIPIIADEYANPEKGSGAVKITPAHDFNDFEVGKRHNLPMISVFDMHGHLNENAPEGYRGLERFAARKKILAELDQMDALAEVENVVHAIPYGDRSGTIIEPFLTDQWYVNAAEMAKPAIKAVEEGKTVFVPENWTSTYYQWMRNIQPWCISRQLWWGHQIPAWYGPEGSVFVEETEEEALAAAEKQFGRKVELKRDEDVLDTWFSSALWPFSTLGWPEKTPELSRYYPTDVLITGFDIIFFWVARMMMMGLHFMGDVPFRTVYVHALVRDEKGQKMSKSKGNVMDPLEITQKYGADALRFTLVAMAAQGRDVRLSEERIEGYRNFATKIWNATRYCEMNNCLRHDGFDPASAVFIPNQWIIGQAGKAQAAIDQAIGEYRFNESADAIYRFVYTFCDWYLEFTKPLLQQDGPHTGEIRRTTAWVLEQILILLNPFMPFITEEIYAAIDEHTERQRLIASDWPEYRLPARPEAEADMEWLLKTISEIRSVRKDRNVPAGAKIPLLVKEPSPDIQRRLKDYAEIIQRMARIENIEVASQTPHGSIQIVVDETILILPIAGFIDVEKEKKNIEREIEKVEEDMAKIDKQLSNERFVANAPPEIVAEQRQRLEELEMRLKKLRDIRDRL from the coding sequence ATGGACAAGACTTTCGATCCCGCGAATATCGAAAAGCGTCAATATGACGAGTGGGAGGCTTCGGGGGTTTTTTCCTGCAACCCGCAGCGTAATGCTGTCCCCTATACCATCATGATGCCGCCGCCGAACGTGACGGGTTCGCTGCATATGGGTCATGCCCTTAACGGAACTTTGCAGGATGTTCTGATCCGCTATAACCGGATGCGCGGGCGCGACGCACTCTGGCAGCCGGGGACGGACCATGCGGGGATCGCCACGCAGATGGTGGTCGAGCGTAAATTGCAGGAGGAGGGGTTGCCCTCCCGCCGGGAACTGGGGCGCGAGAATTTTCTACAAAAAGTCTGGGACTGGAAGGAAGAGTCGGGCGGGACGATCGTGCGGCAGATGCGGGCGCTGGGTACAACCCCGGACTGGTCACGCGAGCGGTTTACGATGGATGAGGGTTTGTCGCAGGCCGTGCTCAAGGTTTTCGTGCAGCTTTACAAGGAAGGGCTGATCTACCGCGACAAGCGGCTGGTCAACTGGGACACCAAGCTCCTGACCGCGATTTCCGACCTTGAGGTGGAGGAACGTGAGCAGAAAGGGCATATGTGGCATCTGCGCTATCCGGTCGAAGGGGAGGTTGCGGAGTATATTACTGTGGCGACGACGCGGCCCGAGACGATGCTGGGCGATACGGCGGTGGCGGTTCACCCCGACGATGAGCGTTACAAGCATTTGATCGGCAAATTCGTCGTGCTGCCGATTGTCGAGCGGTTGATCCCGATCATTGCGGATGAATACGCCAACCCTGAAAAGGGCAGCGGGGCGGTCAAGATTACGCCCGCGCATGATTTTAACGATTTTGAAGTCGGCAAGCGCCATAACCTGCCAATGATCAGCGTGTTCGATATGCACGGGCATCTGAATGAGAATGCGCCGGAGGGGTATCGAGGGCTGGAGCGGTTTGCGGCGCGTAAAAAAATTCTGGCCGAGCTGGACCAAATGGACGCGTTGGCCGAGGTGGAGAATGTGGTTCATGCTATTCCCTACGGCGACCGATCCGGCACGATCATTGAGCCGTTTTTGACCGACCAGTGGTATGTGAATGCGGCGGAGATGGCCAAGCCCGCGATCAAGGCAGTGGAGGAGGGGAAGACGGTCTTCGTGCCCGAAAACTGGACGAGCACCTATTACCAGTGGATGCGGAATATTCAGCCGTGGTGCATTTCGCGCCAGTTGTGGTGGGGGCATCAGATTCCGGCGTGGTATGGGCCTGAGGGGAGCGTCTTTGTTGAGGAAACAGAAGAGGAGGCGCTGGCGGCGGCTGAAAAGCAATTCGGGCGCAAAGTTGAACTCAAGCGCGACGAGGATGTTCTCGACACCTGGTTTTCCTCCGCGTTGTGGCCGTTTTCGACGCTCGGATGGCCGGAGAAGACGCCGGAGCTGAGCCGCTATTATCCCACCGACGTTCTGATTACCGGGTTCGATATCATCTTTTTCTGGGTGGCGCGGATGATGATGATGGGGCTGCATTTCATGGGCGATGTGCCGTTTCGCACCGTTTATGTCCATGCGCTGGTGCGCGACGAGAAGGGACAGAAAATGTCCAAATCCAAGGGCAATGTCATGGACCCGCTGGAGATCACGCAGAAATATGGCGCCGATGCGCTGCGCTTTACTTTGGTGGCGATGGCGGCGCAGGGGCGGGATGTGCGTCTGTCCGAAGAGCGGATCGAGGGGTACCGGAATTTTGCCACCAAAATCTGGAACGCCACGCGCTATTGCGAGATGAATAACTGCCTGCGGCATGACGGGTTCGATCCGGCCTCTGCGGTTTTTATTCCCAATCAGTGGATCATCGGGCAGGCGGGGAAGGCGCAGGCGGCCATCGATCAGGCGATTGGCGAATACCGATTCAATGAGTCGGCGGATGCGATCTACCGTTTTGTTTATACGTTCTGCGACTGGTATCTGGAATTTACCAAGCCTTTGCTGCAACAGGACGGGCCGCATACCGGGGAAATCCGCAGGACGACGGCGTGGGTGCTTGAGCAGATTTTGATCCTTCTCAATCCGTTCATGCCTTTCATCACCGAGGAAATTTATGCGGCGATAGACGAGCATACGGAGCGGCAGAGGCTGATCGCTTCCGACTGGCCGGAGTATCGCTTGCCGGCAAGGCCGGAGGCCGAGGCGGATATGGAGTGGCTGCTGAAGACCATCAGCGAAATCCGCAGCGTCCGCAAGGACCGGAACGTGCCCGCCGGAGCGAAGATCCCGCTGCTGGTCAAGGAGCCCTCGCCGGACATTCAGAGGCGTTTGAAGGATTATGCCGAGATCATCCAGAGGATGGCGCGGATTGAAAATATTGAAGTTGCCTCGCAGACTCCGCATGGGTCCATCCAGATCGTTGTCGATGAAACGATCCTTATCCTGCCGATTGCGGGGTTTATCGACGTTGAGAAGGAAAAGAAGAATATCGAGAGGGAGATTGAAAAAGTCGAAGAGGATATGGCCAAGATAGATAAGCAGCTCTCTAACGAACGTTTTGTTGCGAATGCGCCACCGGAGATTGTGGCGGAGCAAAGGCAGCGTCTGGAGGAGCTTGAAATGCGGCTGAAGAAATTGCGCGATATCCGGGATCGGCTCTGA
- a CDS encoding DUF2497 domain-containing protein, with protein MADAKKNEDDPSIEEILDSIRRIISDEDTPEDEPVAAPEPEPVVAKPPPPPPPPPPAVKEAPKPPPPPPVSIPVPEPEPEAEEEVLVLTEKAEPEPEDPIVEEMQAVVEEAISKQPMQVDLRDALEEKIKPYEPEESMDTLLSHHAEEEAYHAISDLARKVAMGKSQLTLEDIVRQELKPLLRGWLNQHLSAVIDRLVREELERVSNRVLQD; from the coding sequence ATGGCTGACGCAAAGAAAAACGAAGACGATCCGTCCATAGAAGAGATTCTGGATTCGATCCGCCGGATTATTTCGGATGAGGATACGCCGGAGGATGAGCCTGTGGCCGCCCCTGAGCCGGAACCTGTGGTTGCGAAGCCCCCACCTCCGCCTCCGCCCCCACCTCCTGCTGTTAAGGAAGCCCCTAAACCGCCACCCCCGCCTCCTGTAAGTATCCCTGTGCCGGAGCCAGAACCAGAAGCTGAAGAAGAGGTTCTTGTTCTGACCGAGAAAGCCGAACCGGAGCCGGAAGACCCTATCGTCGAAGAAATGCAAGCCGTGGTCGAGGAGGCCATCAGCAAGCAACCCATGCAGGTCGATTTGCGGGATGCGCTGGAGGAAAAAATCAAGCCCTACGAGCCTGAAGAAAGCATGGATACTTTACTTTCTCATCATGCGGAAGAAGAGGCTTATCACGCGATATCCGATCTGGCCCGCAAAGTGGCTATGGGCAAGAGCCAGTTGACACTTGAAGATATCGTACGGCAGGAACTCAAGCCTCTCTTGAGGGGCTGGCTCAATCAGCATCTGTCCGCCGTCATTGATCGCCTTGTGCGCGAGGAGCTGGAGCGGGTCTCCAACCGCGTCCTCCAGGATTAA
- a CDS encoding protein-L-isoaspartate O-methyltransferase has translation MTADYQKARENMVDCQIHTAGVLSPGLLQSFMSVPRELFVPDKMRGIAYSDGAVALGKGRFMIECMTLAKLLQAVRLEPSDMVLDVGAGTGYSSAILSPLVMSVVALDDKKTLEKAARNWEKLGCPNIIAAEGELRAGAPAHAPYSLILLNGAVDALPQNLLGQLAPGGRLAGIVKRAGETLGCAVLAEKLEGGHISSRSLFEADASYLPGFAPSSAFVF, from the coding sequence ATGACCGCCGATTATCAAAAAGCCCGCGAGAATATGGTGGATTGCCAGATCCATACCGCCGGAGTGCTTTCTCCGGGGCTGCTACAAAGTTTTATGAGTGTTCCGCGGGAGCTTTTCGTTCCCGACAAGATGCGCGGGATTGCCTATAGCGACGGCGCCGTCGCTTTGGGTAAGGGGCGTTTCATGATTGAGTGCATGACTCTTGCGAAGCTTTTGCAGGCCGTCCGGCTCGAGCCTTCGGACATGGTGCTGGATGTCGGGGCGGGGACGGGCTATTCATCCGCCATTCTCTCGCCGCTGGTGATGAGCGTTGTGGCTCTGGATGACAAGAAGACCCTCGAAAAGGCCGCTCGAAACTGGGAGAAGCTCGGTTGTCCCAACATTATCGCGGCGGAGGGGGAGTTGCGTGCGGGGGCGCCTGCCCATGCGCCTTACAGTCTTATACTGCTTAACGGCGCCGTCGATGCCTTGCCCCAGAATCTGCTTGGGCAGCTTGCCCCCGGGGGGCGGCTGGCGGGGATCGTCAAACGGGCAGGGGAGACTTTGGGCTGCGCCGTTCTGGCCGAAAAGCTGGAGGGGGGGCATATTTCCTCCCGTTCGCTGTTTGAAGCCGATGCTTCGTATCTTCCGGGTTTTGCACCTTCGTCCGCGTTCGTCTTCTGA
- the katG gene encoding catalase/peroxidase HPI — translation MGDANKCPVMHGANTVASVSNIDWWPKTLNLDILHQHDTKTNPMGSAFNYRDEVKKLDYKALKKDLVDLMTDSQEWWPADWGHYGGLMIRMAWHAAGSYRLADGRGGAGTGNQRFAPLNSWPDNANLDKARRLLWPIKKKYGNRLSWADLMILAGNAAYESMGLKTYGFGFGREDIWHPEKDVYWGAEKNWLGKDRYEGEGSEALENPLAAVQMGLIYVNPEGVDGKPDPLRTAQDIRVTFGRMAMNDEETVALTAGGHTVGKCHGNGDAGLLGPDPEAAGIEEQGLGWINHTKRGIGRNTVTSGLEGAWTTHPTKWDNGYFRLLLNYEWELKKSPAGANQWEPINIKEEDKPVDVENPSIRYNPIMTDADMAMKMDPEYRKISEKFYKDHDYFSEVFARAWFKLTHRDMGPKVRYIGPEVPKEDLIWQDPVPSGRKDYDAEAVKAKIEASGLSVSEMVTTAWDSARTFRGSDMRGGANGARIRLAPQKDWTGNEPKRLAKVLSVLEKIAAETGASVADVIVLAGNLGIEKAAKAGGFDVKVPFAPGRGDATDAYTDAESFNPLEPLADGYRNWQKESYAVSAEEMLLDRTQLMGLSACEMTVLVGGLRVIGTNHGGTKHGVFTDREGALTQDFFVHLTDMGNVWKPSADGLYEIVERKTGKVKWTATRVDLVFGSNSILRSYAEVYAQDDNKEKFVKDFVAAWVKVMNADRFDLAA, via the coding sequence ATGGGCGATGCCAATAAATGCCCGGTTATGCACGGCGCCAATACGGTTGCGAGCGTCTCCAATATCGATTGGTGGCCCAAAACCCTGAATCTCGACATCCTTCATCAGCATGACACGAAGACCAATCCCATGGGTTCGGCCTTTAATTACCGTGATGAGGTCAAGAAGCTCGACTATAAGGCGCTTAAAAAGGATTTGGTCGATCTTATGACCGACAGCCAGGAATGGTGGCCGGCGGACTGGGGTCATTACGGCGGGTTGATGATCCGCATGGCGTGGCACGCCGCAGGGTCTTACAGGCTGGCCGACGGGCGCGGCGGCGCGGGAACGGGCAACCAGCGGTTTGCGCCGCTGAATTCATGGCCCGATAACGCGAATCTTGACAAGGCTCGACGTTTGCTGTGGCCGATCAAGAAAAAATACGGCAACAGACTCAGCTGGGCCGATCTCATGATTCTGGCCGGAAATGCCGCTTATGAATCCATGGGACTGAAAACCTACGGCTTCGGCTTTGGCCGCGAAGATATCTGGCATCCTGAGAAAGATGTTTATTGGGGGGCCGAGAAAAACTGGCTGGGCAAGGACCGCTATGAGGGCGAGGGCAGCGAAGCTCTCGAAAACCCTCTGGCCGCCGTGCAGATGGGGCTTATTTATGTGAACCCGGAAGGCGTTGATGGCAAGCCGGACCCGCTCCGAACCGCGCAGGATATCCGCGTGACCTTCGGGCGGATGGCCATGAACGACGAGGAGACGGTCGCTTTGACCGCGGGCGGGCATACGGTCGGGAAATGTCACGGGAACGGCGATGCGGGCCTGCTCGGGCCCGATCCTGAGGCCGCCGGTATTGAGGAGCAGGGGCTTGGCTGGATCAACCATACCAAGCGCGGCATCGGCCGCAATACGGTGACCAGCGGACTCGAAGGTGCCTGGACTACTCATCCGACGAAGTGGGATAACGGGTATTTCCGCCTGCTGCTCAATTACGAGTGGGAGTTGAAGAAGAGTCCCGCCGGCGCGAACCAGTGGGAGCCGATCAACATCAAGGAGGAAGACAAGCCGGTCGATGTCGAGAACCCCTCCATCCGTTACAATCCCATTATGACCGATGCGGATATGGCGATGAAGATGGACCCGGAATACCGGAAAATCTCGGAGAAGTTTTATAAGGATCATGACTATTTCTCGGAAGTCTTCGCGCGGGCTTGGTTCAAGCTGACGCACCGCGATATGGGACCGAAAGTGCGCTATATCGGGCCGGAGGTGCCGAAGGAAGATCTGATCTGGCAGGATCCTGTGCCCTCAGGGCGCAAGGATTATGACGCAGAGGCGGTCAAGGCGAAGATCGAGGCCAGCGGGCTCAGTGTCAGTGAAATGGTTACCACGGCTTGGGACAGCGCCAGAACCTTCCGCGGATCTGACATGCGCGGCGGGGCAAACGGTGCGCGTATCCGTCTTGCGCCGCAGAAGGACTGGACCGGGAATGAGCCCAAGCGTCTGGCCAAGGTTCTTTCGGTTCTGGAAAAAATCGCGGCGGAGACGGGCGCAAGCGTGGCTGACGTGATCGTTCTGGCTGGGAATCTTGGTATCGAGAAAGCGGCCAAGGCCGGAGGTTTTGATGTCAAGGTGCCGTTCGCGCCGGGACGCGGCGATGCCACGGATGCGTATACGGATGCGGAGTCTTTCAATCCGCTGGAGCCGCTGGCCGACGGCTACCGGAACTGGCAGAAGGAGAGCTATGCCGTCAGTGCCGAGGAGATGCTGCTTGACCGCACCCAGCTTATGGGCTTAAGCGCCTGTGAAATGACGGTTCTTGTCGGAGGCTTGCGTGTTATCGGAACAAACCACGGCGGCACCAAGCACGGCGTCTTTACGGACCGCGAAGGGGCTTTGACCCAAGACTTTTTCGTTCATCTGACCGATATGGGTAATGTCTGGAAGCCTTCAGCGGACGGTCTTTATGAGATCGTCGAGCGCAAGACCGGGAAGGTGAAATGGACGGCGACGCGGGTTGATCTGGTCTTCGGGTCCAATTCGATCCTCAGGTCTTATGCGGAGGTCTATGCGCAGGACGACAATAAGGAGAAGTTCGTGAAAGATTTTGTCGCCGCCTGGGTCAAGGTTATGAACGCCGACCGGTTTGATCTGGCCGCATAG
- a CDS encoding transcriptional repressor → MNAQHMHILKNSGLHLTPVRLAVLGAIEACPHADADTIFRTVKKRIHTTSKQAIYHNLNTLVDHGIIREIRPKGKPSLYEARIDDNHHHLVCKNCGVVADTDCLDAAPCLKPTDYRGFVVEEAEVVFWGVCPDCQKPETTKGKKS, encoded by the coding sequence ATGAACGCGCAGCATATGCATATTCTCAAGAATTCCGGGTTGCATCTTACGCCCGTGCGTCTCGCAGTTCTAGGGGCTATCGAGGCCTGCCCGCATGCCGACGCAGACACGATCTTCCGAACCGTCAAGAAGCGCATTCATACGACCTCGAAGCAGGCGATTTATCATAATCTAAATACGTTGGTGGATCACGGCATCATCCGGGAGATCAGGCCCAAGGGGAAGCCTTCTTTGTATGAGGCGCGTATTGACGACAATCATCATCATCTGGTCTGCAAAAATTGCGGCGTTGTCGCTGATACAGACTGTCTTGATGCCGCGCCGTGTCTGAAGCCTACGGATTATCGAGGTTTTGTCGTCGAGGAAGCCGAAGTTGTTTTTTGGGGCGTTTGCCCCGATTGTCAGAAACCTGAAACCACGAAAGGGAAGAAATCATGA
- the ppa gene encoding inorganic diphosphatase, with protein MDISQISIGQNPPEDINVIIEIPQGGHPVKYEMDKKSGAMFVDRFLHTSMIYPGNYGFIPHTLSEDGDPCDVMVVGQSPVVPGAIIRSRPIGVLLMEDEKGLDEKVLAVPVDKLHPFYSKVKSYVDLPEILTEQIAHFFEHYKDLEKGKWVKNMKWAGPETAHEMITKAIERAKEK; from the coding sequence ATGGACATATCCCAGATCAGCATCGGCCAGAACCCGCCGGAAGACATCAACGTCATCATCGAAATCCCGCAGGGCGGCCACCCGGTAAAATACGAGATGGACAAGAAATCCGGCGCCATGTTCGTGGACCGCTTCCTGCACACCTCGATGATCTATCCCGGAAATTACGGTTTCATCCCGCACACACTCTCCGAGGACGGCGATCCGTGCGACGTGATGGTCGTGGGTCAGTCTCCCGTCGTTCCCGGCGCGATCATCCGCTCCCGCCCTATCGGCGTTCTTCTGATGGAGGATGAAAAGGGTCTGGATGAAAAGGTGCTAGCCGTTCCGGTCGATAAGCTCCACCCTTTTTATTCAAAAGTGAAATCCTATGTCGACTTGCCCGAAATTCTGACGGAACAGATCGCGCACTTCTTCGAGCATTATAAGGATCTCGAAAAAGGCAAATGGGTCAAGAACATGAAATGGGCTGGCCCCGAAACCGCGCACGAAATGATCACAAAGGCCATCGAACGGGCAAAAGAGAAGTAA